Proteins encoded in a region of the Dromaius novaehollandiae isolate bDroNov1 chromosome 18, bDroNov1.hap1, whole genome shotgun sequence genome:
- the LOC112991030 gene encoding myosin heavy chain, skeletal muscle, adult-like: MSSDSEMAVFGEAAPYLRKSEKERIEAQNRPFDAKTSVFVVHAKESFVKGTIQSKDGGKVTVKTEGGETLTVKEDQVFAMNPPKYDKIEDMAMMTHLHEPAVLYNLKERYAAWMIYTYSGLFCVTVNPYKWLPVYNPEVVLAYRGKKRQEAPPHIFSISDNAYQFMLTDRENQSILITGESGAGKTVNTKRVIQYFATIAASGDKKKEEQQAGKMQGTLEDQIISANPLLEAFGNAKTVRNDNSSRFGKFIRIHFGATGKLASADIETYLLEKSRVTFQLKAERSYHIFYQIMSNKKPELIDMLLITTNPYDYHFVSQGEITVPSINDQEELMATDSAIDILGFTADEKVAIYKLTGAVMHYGNLKFKQKQREEQAEPDGTEVADKAAYLMGLNSADLLKALCYPRVKVGNEYVTKGQTVQQVNNAVGALAKAVYEKMFLWMVVRINQQLDTKQPRQYFIGVLDIAGFEIFDFNSLEQLCINFTNEKLQQFFNHHMFVLEQEEYKKEGIEWTFIDFGMDLAACIELIEKPMGIFSILEEECMFPKATDTSFKNKLYDQHLGKSNNFQKPKPAKGKAEAHFSLVHYAGTVDYNITGWLEKNKDPLNETVIGLYQKSSVKTLALLFASYGGAEAEASGGGGGKKGGKKKGSSFQTVSALFRENLNKLMTNLRSTHPHFVRCIIPNETKTPGAMEHELVLHQLRCNGVLEGIRICRKGFPSRVLYADFKQRYKVLNASAIPEGQFIDSKKASEKLLGSIDVDHTQYKFGHTKVFFKAGLLGLLEEMRDEKLAQLITRTQARCRGFLMRVEYQRMVERRESIFCIQYNVRAFMNVKHWPWMKLFFKIKPLLKSAESEKEMANMKEEFEKTKEELAKSEAKRKELEEKMVKLVQEKNDLQLQVQAEADALADAEERCDQLIKTKIQLEAKVKEVTERAEDEEEINAELTAKKRKLEDECSELKKDIDDLELTLAKVEKEKHATENKVKNLTEEMAALDENIAKLTKEKKALQEAHQQTLDDLQAEEDKVNTLTKAKTKLEQQVDDLEGSLEQEKKLRMDLERAKRKLEGDLKLAHDTIMDLENDKQQLDEKLKKKDFEISQIQSKIEDEQALGMQLQKKIKELQARIEELEEEIEAERTSRAKAEKHRADLSRELEEISERLEEAGGATAAQIDMNKKREAEFQKMRRDLEEATLQHEATAAALRKKHADSTAELGEQIDNLQRVKQKLEKEKSELKMEIDDLASNMESVSKAKANLEKMCRTLEDQLSEIKTKEEEHQRMINDLNAQRARLQTEAGEYSRQVEEKDALISQLSRGKQAFTQQIEELKRHLEEEIKAKNALAHALQSARHDCDLLREQYEEEQEAKGELQRSLSKANSEVAQWRTKYETDAIQRTEELEEAKKKLAQRLQEAEEHVEAVNAKCASLEKTKQRLQNEVEDLMIDVERSNAACAALDKKQKNFDKILAEWKQKYEETQAELEASQKESRSLSTELFKMKNAYEESLDHLETLKRENKNLQQEIADLTEQIAEGGKAIHELEKVKKQIEQEKSEIQAALEEAEASLEHEEGKILRLQLELNQVKSEIDRKMAEKDEEIDQLKRNHLRVVESMQSTLDAEIRSRNEALRLKKKMEGDLNEMEIQLSHANRVAAEAQKNLRNTQAVLKDTQIHLDDALRTQEDLKEQVAMVERRANLLQAEIEELRAALEQTERSRKVAEQELMDASERVQLLHTQNTSLINTKKKLEMDISQIQSEMEETIQEARNAEEKAKKAITDAAMMAEELKKEQDTSAHLERMKKNLDQTVKDLQLRLDEAEQLALKGGKKQIQKLEARVRELEGEVDAEQKRSAEAVKGVRKYERRVKELTYQSEEDRKNILRLQDLVDKLQMKVKSYKRQAEEAEELSNVNLSKFRKIQHELEEAEERADIAESQVNKLRAKSREFHSKKIEEEE; the protein is encoded by the exons ATGTCTTCAGACTCTGAGATGGCTGTTTTTGGGGAGGCAGCTCCCTACCTCCGAAAATCTGAAAAGGAGAGAATTGAGGCCCAGAACAGACCTTTTGATGCCAAGACGTCGGTCTTTGTGGTACATGCTAAGGAATCCTTTGTGAAAGGGACAATCCAGAGCAAAGATGGAGGAAAGGTCACAGTTAAGACTGAAGGTGGAGAG ACTCTGACCGTGAAGGAAGATCAAGTCTTCGCCATGAACCCACCCAAGTATGACAAAATCGAGGACATGGCCATGATGACCCACCTCCATGAACCTGCTGTGCTGTATAACCTCAAAGAGCGTTATGCAGCCTGGATGATCTAC ACCTACTCGGGTCTCTTCTGCGTCACTGTCAACCCCTACAAGTGGCTGCCGGTGTACAACCCGGAGGTGGTGTTGGCCTACCGAGGCAAGAAGCGCCAGGAGGCCCCTCCCCACATCTTCTCCATCTCTGACAATGCCTATCAGTTCATGTTAACTG ATCGCGAGAATCAGTCAATCCTGATCAC CGGAGAATCCGGTGCAGGGAAGACTGTGAACACGAAGCGTGTCATCCAGTACTTTGCAACAATTGCAGCTAGCGGGGataagaagaaggaggagcagcaggcaggcaaaATGCAG GGCACGCTTGAGGATCAAATCATCAGCGCCAACCCCTTGCTGGAGGCCTTTGGAAATGCCAAGACCGTGAGGAATGACAACTCCTCACGCTTT ggCAAATTCATCAGAATCCATTTTGGTGCTACAGGAAAACTGGCTTCTGCCGATATTGAAACAT ACCTGTTGGAGAAGTCCAGGGTCACTTTCCAGCTCAAGGCGGAAAGAAGCTACCACATATTTTACCAGATCATGTCCAACAAGAAGCCAGAGCTAATTG ACATGCTCCTAATTACGACCAACCCATATGACTACCACTTTGTGAGTCAAGGTGAGATCACTGTTCCCAGCATCAACGACCAGGAAGAACTGATGGCTACAGAT AGTGCCATTGACATCCTGGGTTtcactgctgatgaaaaagtgGCCATTTACAAGCTGACGGGGGCTGTCATGCACTACGGGAACTTGAAGTTCAAGCAGAAACAAcgagaggagcaggcagagccggATGGCACAGAAG TTGCTGACAAGGCTGCCTACCTGATGGGTCTGAACTCAGCCGACCTGCTCAAGGCCCTGTGCTACCCCCGAGTCAAAGTTGGGAATGAATATGTGACCAAAGGTCAAACTGTGCAGCAG gTGAACAATGCAGTGGGTGCTCTGGCAAAGGCAGTCTATGAGAAGATGTTCTTGTGGATGGTTGTTCGTATCAACCAACAGCTGGATACCAAACAACCCAGACAGTACTTCATTGGTGTCCTGGACATTGCTGGCTTTGAGATCTTTGAT TTTAACAGCCTGGAGCAGCTGTGCATCAATTTCACCAATGAGAAACTGCAACAGTTCTTCAACCACCACATGTTCGTGCTGGAGCAGGAGGAATACAAGAAAGAAGGAATTGAATGGACATTCATAGACTTTGGGATGGACCTGGCTGCCTGCATTGAGCTCATTGAGAAG CCCATGGGTATTTTCTCCATCCTGGAAGAGGAGTGCATGTTTCCAAAGGCAACTGACACCTCTTTCAAGAACAAGCTCTATGACCAGCATCTGGGCAAGTCCAATAACTTCCAGAAGCCCAAACCTGCCAAAGGCAAGGCAGAGGCTCACTTCTCCCTGGTGCACTATGCTGGCACAGTGGACTACAATATCACTGGTTGGCTTGAGAAGAACAAGGACCCCCTGAATGAAACCGTCATTGGGCTGTACCAGAAATCATCTGTGAAGACACTGGCCTTACTCTTTGCCTCCTATGGAGGAGCAGAAGCAG aggctagtggtggtggtggtggtaagAAGGGTGGTAAGAAGAAGGGTTCTTCTTTCCAGACTGTCTCAGCTCTTTTCCGG GAGAACTTAAACAAGCTGATGACCAACCTACGGAGCACTCACCCCCATTTTGTGCGCTGCATCAtcccaaatgaaacaaaaacacctG GTGCCATGGAGCATGAACTAGTGCTGCACCAGCTGCGGTGTAATGGTGTGCTGGAAGGGATCAGAATCTGCAGGAAAGGATTCCCCAGCAGAGTCCTCTATGCAGACTTTAAACAGAG GTACAAGGTGCTTAATGCAAGTGCTATCCCAGAGGGACAGTTCATTGACAGCAAGAAGGCTTCTGAGAAGCTCCTTGGCTCCATTGATGTGGACCACACCCAGTACAAATTTGGTCACACCAAG GTGTTCTTCAAAGCTGGGCTGCTGGGACTCCTGGAGGAGATGAGAGATGAGAAGCTGGCACAGCTCATCACTCGCACACAGGCCAGATGCAGGGGCTTCCTGATGAGAGTGGAGTACCAGAGAATGGTGGAGAGGAG GGAATCCATCTTCTGCATTCAGTACAACGTTCGTGCATTCATGAATGTTAAGCATTGGCCTTGGATGAAGCTGTTCTTCAAGATCAAACCCTTGCTGAAGAGTGCAGAATCAGAGAAGGAGATGGCCAATATGAAAGAAGAATTTGAGAAAACCAAGGAAGAGCTTGCAAAGTCTGAGGCAAAGAGGAAAGAGCTGGAGGAGAAAATGGTGAAACTTGtgcaggagaaaaatgacctGCAGCTCCAAGTGCAAGCT GAAGCTGATGCTTTAGCTGATGCTGAGGAAAGATGTGACCAGCTGATCAAAACCAAAATCCAGCTCGAAGCCAAAGTTAAGGAGGTGACAGAAAGGGCTGAGGATGAGGAGGAAATCAATGCTGAGCTGACAGCCAAGAAGAGGAAACTGGAGGACGAATGCTCAGAGCTGAAGAAAGATATAGACGACCTGGAGTTAACGCTGGCCAAAGTCGAGAAGGAAAAACATGCCACCGAGAACAAG GTCAAAAACCTCACTGAGGAGATGGCAGCCCTGGATGAGAACATTGCCAAGctgacaaaagagaagaaagccctCCAAGAGGCCCACCAGCAGACCCTGGATGACCTGCAGGCAGAAGAGGACAAAGTCAATACGCTGACCAAAGCTAAAACCAAGCTGGAGCAGCAAGTGGACGAC CTTGAAGGGTCCCTGGAGCAAGAGAAGAAACTGCGCATGGACCTTGAGAGAGCCAAGAGGAAACTCGAGGGAGACTTGAAGCTGGCCCATGATACCATAATGGACTTGGAAAATGATAAGCAGCAGCTGGATGAGAAACTGAAGAA GAAAGACTTTGAAATCAGCCAAATCCAGAGCAAAATTGAGGACGAGCAAGCCCTGGGCATGCAATTGCAGAAGAAGatcaaggagctgcag GCCCGTATTGAGGAACTGGAGGAGGAAATCGAGGCCGAGCGGACCTCTCGGGCCAAAGCAGAGAAGCATCGGGCTGACCTCTCCAGGGAGCTAGAGGAGATCAGTGAGCGCCTGGAAGAAGCCGGGGGGGCTACGGCAGCTCAGATCGATATGAACAAGAAGCGTGAGGCAGAATTTCAGAAGATGCGGCGGGACCTCGAAGAGGCCACTCTGCAGCATGaagccacagctgctgccctgcGGAAGAAGCATGCGGACAGCACAGCCGAGCTTGGGGAGCAAATAGACAACCTTCAGCGTGTCAAGCAGaagctggagaaggagaagagtgAGCTGAAGATGGAGATTGATGACTTGGCCAGTAACATGGAGTCCGTCTCCAAAGCCAAG GCAAATTTAGAGAAGATGTGCCGCACTCTGGAAGACCAGCTGAGTGAGATTAAGACAAAGGAAGAGGAGCATCAACGTATGATCAATGACCTCAATGCTCAAAGAGCTCGTCTACAGACAGAAGCCG GTGAATATTCACGCCAGGTAGAGGAGAAAGATGCTCTGATTTCTCAGCTGTCTAGAGGAAAGCAAGCATTTACCCAACAGATTGAGGAACTGAAGAGACACttagaggaagaaataaag GCCAAAAATGCCCTGGCCCACGCCTTGCAATCTGCACGCCATGACTGTGACTTGCTCCGCGAACAATAtgaagaggagcaggaagccaaGGGTGAGCTGCAGCGCTCCCTGTCCAAGGCCAACAGTGAAGTGGCCCAGTGGAGAACCAAATACGAGACGGACGCCATTCAGCGCacggaggagctggaggaggccaA GAAGAAGCTGGCGCAGCGTCTGCAGGAAGCGGAGGAACACGTCGAAGCCGTGAATGCCAAATGTGCTTCCCTGGAAAAGACAAAGCAGAGGCTGCAGAATGAAGTGGAGGACCTGATGATTGATGTGGAAAGGTCAAACGCAGCTTGTGCAGCTCTGGACAAGAAGCAGAAGAATTTCGACAAG ATCCTGGCAGAGTGGAAGCAGAAGTATGAGGAAACGCAGGCTGAGCTGGAAGCCTCCCAGAAGGAGTCTCGCTCTCTCAGCACGGAGCTGTTTAAGATGAAGAATGCCTATGAGGAGTCCTTGGACCACCTGGAAACGCTGAAGCGGGAGAACAAGAACTTGCAGC AGGAGATTGCTGACCTCACGGAGCAGATTGCGGAGGGAGGAAAGGCCATTCATGAGCTGGAGAAAGTGAAGAAGCAGATTGAGCAGGAGAAATCTGAAATCCAGGCTGCTCTGGAGGAAGCTGAG gCCTCCCTAGAACATGAGGAGGGGAAGATCCTGCGCCTCCAGTTGGAGCTCAACCAGGTCAAGTCTGAGATTGACCGGAAGATGGCAGAGAAAGATGAGGAAATCGACCAGCTGAAGAGAAACCATCTCCGAGTTGTGGAGTCCATGCAGAGCACCCTGGATGCTGAGATCAGGAGCAGGAATGAAGCCCTGAGGCTGAAGAAGAAGATGGAGGGAGACCTGAATGAAATGGAGATACAGCTGAGCCATGCCAACCGCGTGGCCGCAGAGGCCCAAAAGAACCTGAGGAACACACAGGCAGTGCTGAAG GATACCCAGATACACCTGGACGATGCTCTGAGGACACAGGAGGACCTGAAGGAGCAGGTGGCCATGGTGGAGCGCAGAGCAAACCTGTTGCAGGCTGAAATTGAGGAGCTACGCGCAGCCCTGGAGCAGACGGAGAGGTCGAGGAAAGTGGCTGAGCAGGAACTGATGGATGCAAGTGAGAGAGTTCAACTTCTCCACACTCAG AACACCAGTTTGATCAACACCAAGAAGAAGCTAGAAATGGACATTTCCCAAATTCAGAGTGAAATGGAGGAGACAATCCAGGAAGCCCGCAATGCTGAAGAGAAGGCCAAGAAGGCCATCACAGAT GCGGCCATGATGGCAGAAGAGCTGAAGAAGGAGCAGGACACCAGCGCCCACCTGGAGAGGATGAAGAAGAACTTGGACCAGACGGTGAAGGACCTGCAGCTCCGCCTGGATGAGGCTGAGCAGCTGGCACTGAAAGGAGGCAAGAAGCAAATCCAGAAGCTGGAGGCCAGG GTGCGGGAGCTGGAAGGGGAGGTTGATGCTGAGCAGAAGCGCAGCGCTGAAGCCGTGAAGGGTGTGCGCAAATACGAGAGGAGGGTGAAGGAGCTGACCTACCAG TCTGAGGAAGACCGGAAGAATATTCTCAGGCTCCAGGACCTGGTGGACAAGCTGCAAATGAAAGTGAAATCCTACAAGAGACAAGCTGAGGAGGCT